The proteins below are encoded in one region of Paenibacillus albus:
- the miaB gene encoding tRNA (N6-isopentenyl adenosine(37)-C2)-methylthiotransferase MiaB, with protein sequence MKKESASNGKDFSKYFDFSGAKVLKEADGKTTYRINGRDITVNAAPNHTEEKRRGKEEIQVHYESSIPPELQQLGRGKLYHITTYGCQMNEHDTEVMKGILEEMGYMSTEDRKQADIILLNTCAIRENAEDKVFGELGHLKHLKLEKPGLILGVCGCMSQEESVVNRIMQRHSFVDLLFGTHNIHRLPYLLHDALLSKEMVVEVWSKEGDIIENLPKKREGMRGWVNIMYGCDKFCTYCIVPYTRGKERSRRPEDVIAEVRELARQGFKEITLLGQNVNAYGKDFEDITYRFGDLMADMAKINIPRIRFTTSHPRDFDDHLIQVLATKGNLVEHIHLPVQSGSTEVLKRMSRKYTREMYLELVGRIKRAIPDVVLTSDIIVGFPGETDEQFEETLSLVRQAKFAFAYSFIYSPREGTPAADMEDNIPESVKKARLARLNALIAELSRESNELLVGQEIEVLIEGQSKNNATVLSGRTRTNKLVHIEGAAESIGQFMTVKVTEATTWYVKAESLEDYLNQEAVS encoded by the coding sequence GTGAAGAAGGAATCCGCAAGTAATGGCAAGGATTTCTCCAAGTATTTTGACTTCTCAGGCGCGAAGGTGCTGAAGGAAGCAGATGGCAAAACAACTTACCGAATTAACGGTCGAGATATAACGGTTAATGCTGCGCCCAATCACACTGAAGAGAAACGTAGAGGCAAGGAAGAGATTCAAGTTCACTATGAATCTTCAATTCCTCCTGAGCTGCAGCAGCTTGGCAGAGGTAAGCTTTATCACATCACGACATATGGGTGCCAAATGAACGAGCACGATACGGAAGTGATGAAGGGAATCCTCGAAGAAATGGGCTACATGTCCACAGAAGACCGCAAGCAAGCGGATATTATTCTGCTCAACACTTGTGCGATTCGCGAGAACGCGGAGGATAAAGTGTTCGGCGAGCTTGGTCATCTTAAGCATTTGAAGCTCGAGAAGCCGGGACTCATCCTTGGCGTATGTGGTTGCATGTCGCAGGAAGAGTCGGTCGTTAACCGCATCATGCAGCGCCATAGCTTCGTTGATCTCCTCTTCGGTACGCATAACATTCACAGACTGCCTTATCTCTTGCATGACGCGCTGTTAAGCAAAGAGATGGTCGTGGAAGTATGGTCCAAGGAAGGCGACATCATCGAGAACCTGCCGAAGAAGCGGGAAGGGATGCGCGGCTGGGTTAATATCATGTACGGCTGCGATAAGTTCTGTACGTACTGTATCGTGCCATACACGCGAGGTAAGGAACGGAGCAGGCGTCCCGAGGATGTCATTGCTGAAGTACGCGAGCTGGCTCGTCAAGGCTTCAAGGAGATTACGCTGCTCGGACAGAATGTCAACGCGTATGGCAAAGACTTCGAAGATATCACCTACCGGTTCGGCGATCTGATGGCAGATATGGCGAAGATTAATATCCCGCGCATTCGTTTCACGACGAGCCACCCACGTGATTTTGACGATCATTTGATCCAAGTGCTTGCAACGAAGGGCAATCTGGTCGAGCATATTCATCTTCCGGTTCAGTCCGGCAGCACGGAAGTGCTCAAGCGAATGAGCCGCAAGTATACAAGAGAGATGTACCTCGAGCTTGTAGGCCGAATCAAACGAGCAATACCAGACGTTGTGCTCACATCAGACATTATCGTCGGTTTCCCTGGCGAGACGGATGAGCAGTTCGAAGAGACGCTGTCGCTCGTGCGCCAAGCCAAGTTCGCTTTCGCGTATTCATTCATCTATTCGCCGCGCGAAGGAACGCCTGCTGCGGATATGGAAGATAACATCCCGGAGAGCGTGAAGAAAGCGAGATTAGCTCGTTTGAATGCGTTAATCGCTGAGCTAAGCCGCGAGAGCAACGAGCTGCTGGTCGGGCAAGAAATCGAGGTGCTGATCGAAGGCCAGAGCAAGAACAACGCGACGGTGCTGTCCGGTCGCACGCGCACGAACAAGCTTGTGCATATCGAAGGGGCGGCGGAATCTATCGGTCAATTCATGACTGTGAAAGTGACGGAAGCCACGACCTGGTATGTGAAAGCGGAGTCGTTAGAAGACTACCTAAATCAAGAAGCAGTATCTTAA
- a CDS encoding heavy metal-binding domain-containing protein, which translates to MILSTTPTIEGNPIQQYLGVVTGEAIMGANIVRDLFASITDIVGGRSGAYETKLKEARDVAFSEMSSQASRLGANAIVGIDIDYEVVREGMLMVAVSGTAVRV; encoded by the coding sequence ATGATTCTATCAACTACACCAACGATTGAAGGAAATCCGATTCAGCAATACTTAGGTGTTGTAACCGGGGAAGCGATTATGGGGGCGAACATCGTTCGCGATCTGTTCGCGTCGATTACAGATATCGTCGGTGGCCGTTCAGGCGCATATGAAACGAAGCTGAAGGAAGCTCGTGACGTGGCGTTCAGCGAGATGTCCAGTCAAGCTTCGCGACTTGGTGCGAATGCGATTGTCGGCATTGACATTGATTATGAAGTGGTGCGGGAAGGGATGCTGATGGTTGCCGTCAGCGGAACCGCAGTTCGCGTATAA
- a CDS encoding MFS transporter: protein MSTAAETSERPLIAANRADHLIFIIVTLLYWSTLYVYVPILTPFMTSRGFADVLIGVVLGSYGFIQMLVRFPLGLYSDKLHKRKPFLMLGMISGTLSCLLFTIPGSWLWPLAGRMMSGVCASAWVAFTVLYAAYFAASEATKAMSNISFMTVSGQLIGMTLSGWLAGEYSYNAAFKAGIFLGLAGLLLAFAVKEPREGVTRPPISMQHLREVVRTRSLVQVSTLSILAHCVLFITMFGFTPLKATSLGASNSELTLIVIAFMVPHAAASLITGRWFAPKFGSMNVIAVGYALSCIFTVAIAFSPSLGWLAVTQALNGLAQGIYLPLLLGLAIQPFASSKRATAMGFYQAVYSVGMFAGPFLAGFINDAFGRDYGFYLGGCFALMALILTLSWRRDNAHL, encoded by the coding sequence TTGTCTACTGCAGCAGAGACCTCCGAACGGCCGCTTATTGCCGCGAATCGGGCGGATCATCTCATCTTTATCATCGTCACGCTGCTGTATTGGTCGACGCTGTATGTGTATGTTCCGATTTTGACTCCTTTCATGACGAGCAGGGGATTTGCCGATGTGTTGATCGGCGTCGTGCTTGGCAGCTATGGCTTTATTCAGATGCTGGTACGATTCCCGCTTGGGCTGTACTCGGATAAGCTGCATAAGCGTAAGCCCTTCCTCATGCTCGGCATGATCAGCGGCACATTAAGCTGCCTGCTGTTCACGATACCAGGCTCCTGGCTTTGGCCGCTTGCCGGCCGGATGATGTCAGGCGTATGCGCTTCGGCATGGGTTGCTTTTACCGTGCTCTATGCCGCTTACTTCGCCGCTTCAGAAGCGACGAAGGCGATGAGCAACATCAGCTTCATGACCGTGTCGGGTCAGCTGATCGGGATGACACTTAGCGGCTGGCTCGCTGGCGAATACAGCTATAATGCGGCATTCAAGGCAGGTATTTTCCTTGGCCTTGCCGGACTCTTGCTCGCTTTCGCGGTCAAAGAACCGCGCGAAGGCGTCACAAGGCCGCCGATATCGATGCAGCATCTGCGCGAGGTGGTACGAACAAGGTCGCTGGTGCAAGTATCGACACTGTCGATTCTGGCGCACTGCGTTCTGTTCATTACGATGTTCGGCTTTACGCCGCTGAAAGCAACTTCGCTAGGCGCCTCCAACTCGGAGCTCACGCTAATCGTCATCGCATTCATGGTGCCGCATGCCGCCGCCTCCCTTATTACGGGCAGATGGTTCGCGCCGAAGTTCGGTAGCATGAATGTCATTGCCGTCGGTTATGCACTCAGCTGCATTTTCACTGTCGCCATTGCGTTCTCCCCTTCGCTCGGGTGGCTTGCTGTGACGCAAGCGCTGAATGGACTCGCGCAGGGCATATATTTGCCGCTGCTGCTCGGACTTGCCATTCAGCCGTTCGCCTCCTCGAAGCGCGCAACCGCGATGGGCTTCTACCAGGCGGTATACTCCGTCGGCATGTTCGCAGGCCCATTCCTCGCAGGCTTCATTAATGACGCCTTCGGCCGTGACTATGGCTTCTACCTCGGCGGCTGCTTCGCCCTGATGGCACTCATCCTAACTCTCAGCTGGCGCCGCGACAATGCACATTTGTAA
- the lepB gene encoding signal peptidase I, whose amino-acid sequence MPTQKAKKSWAREVRDWFISLAVAIVVALLVQNYAFAQTEVKNISMQKTLVEGQRLIEDKVSYYFEKPQRGDIVIINGPESDKRLIKRVIGLPGDVIDFTEDGRVTINGEALEEPYIKGLTYANGLQVPYTVPDKTVFVMGDNRENSMDSRAIGPIAFSSVEGRAVFRLWPLNKFGQLN is encoded by the coding sequence ATGCCAACTCAGAAAGCGAAGAAATCTTGGGCACGTGAGGTGCGGGATTGGTTCATCTCGCTGGCAGTAGCAATTGTAGTGGCGCTGCTCGTGCAGAATTATGCGTTTGCACAAACAGAGGTAAAAAATATATCGATGCAAAAAACACTCGTTGAAGGCCAGCGTCTCATTGAGGACAAGGTGAGCTACTACTTTGAGAAGCCGCAGCGAGGAGATATCGTCATTATCAATGGGCCGGAGAGCGATAAGCGGCTCATTAAGCGAGTCATCGGCTTGCCTGGAGACGTCATTGATTTCACGGAAGATGGTCGAGTGACGATCAACGGTGAGGCGTTAGAAGAGCCGTATATCAAAGGACTTACATATGCAAACGGTCTGCAAGTGCCATACACGGTGCCAGATAAAACCGTCTTCGTTATGGGGGACAATCGTGAGAACAGTATGGACAGCCGTGCAATCGGGCCGATCGCTTTCTCCAGTGTGGAAGGCCGTGCGGTATTCAGACTGTGGCCCCTAAATAAATTCGGTCAACTCAATTAG
- the pduL gene encoding phosphate propanoyltransferase: protein MKIVPVGVSARHIHLTQEHVETLFGQGAELTVFKDLSQPGQYAANEQVEVIGPKGSFAKVRILGPVRPRTQLEVSRTDAFQLGINPPVRESGNIAGSAGITIKGPAGEVTIEEGVIVAARHIHFHTSDAERWGITDKQRLTVRLQGERGLVLENVVARVSPDFALDMHIDTDEANASGAKTGDQAEIIG, encoded by the coding sequence ATGAAAATCGTTCCGGTTGGCGTATCTGCCAGACATATTCATCTGACGCAAGAGCACGTAGAAACGCTGTTCGGTCAAGGCGCGGAGCTCACCGTATTCAAGGATCTCTCCCAGCCAGGCCAATATGCGGCGAATGAACAAGTAGAGGTCATTGGACCGAAGGGCAGCTTCGCCAAAGTACGGATTCTTGGTCCGGTACGTCCGCGGACTCAGCTTGAAGTATCGCGTACGGACGCTTTTCAGCTCGGCATCAACCCGCCGGTCCGGGAGTCGGGCAATATTGCCGGCTCGGCAGGCATTACGATTAAAGGGCCTGCTGGCGAAGTGACGATTGAAGAAGGCGTGATCGTAGCTGCACGCCATATTCATTTCCATACAAGCGATGCAGAGCGCTGGGGCATCACGGATAAGCAGCGGCTTACTGTAAGACTGCAAGGTGAGCGTGGCCTCGTGCTGGAGAATGTCGTGGCACGGGTATCGCCTGATTTTGCGCTGGATATGCACATTGATACAGACGAAGCGAATGCATCCGGAGCGAAGACAGGAGATCAAGCAGAGATCATCGGCTAG
- a CDS encoding 2-oxoacid:ferredoxin oxidoreductase subunit beta encodes MATFKEFRNNVKPNWCPGCGDFSVQAAIQRAAANVGLEPEGLAVISGIGCSGRISGYVNAYGLHGIHGRALPIAQGVKLANRELTVIASGGDGDGFAIGMGHTVHAIRRNIDLTYIVMDNQIYGLTKGQTSPRSAEGFKTKSTPEGSIESTLSPLEIAMSAGATFIAQSFSSDLKQLTALIEAGLNHKGFSLINVFSPCVTFNKVNTYDWFKENIVNLDQFPDYDPTNRIAAMNKIMETNGMLTGLIYQNKERQAYESMISGFKPEGLANQELSLSQNQFDKLLTEFK; translated from the coding sequence ATGGCAACATTTAAAGAGTTTCGTAACAACGTAAAACCGAACTGGTGCCCAGGCTGCGGTGACTTCTCCGTACAGGCTGCTATCCAGCGTGCTGCTGCGAATGTCGGCCTTGAGCCGGAAGGATTGGCTGTTATTTCGGGTATCGGCTGCTCCGGCCGTATCTCCGGTTATGTGAATGCATACGGCTTGCACGGCATTCACGGCCGCGCGCTTCCAATCGCGCAAGGCGTGAAGCTGGCGAACCGCGAGCTGACTGTTATCGCATCCGGCGGTGACGGCGATGGCTTCGCAATCGGTATGGGCCACACGGTTCATGCGATTCGTCGTAACATCGATCTTACGTACATCGTCATGGATAACCAAATTTACGGTCTGACAAAAGGTCAAACATCTCCGCGTTCCGCGGAAGGCTTCAAGACCAAGTCGACGCCGGAAGGCTCGATCGAGTCCACGTTGTCACCGCTTGAAATCGCGATGTCCGCAGGCGCGACTTTCATCGCGCAATCGTTCTCGAGTGACCTGAAACAGCTCACAGCGCTTATCGAAGCGGGTCTGAACCACAAGGGCTTCTCGCTCATCAACGTATTCAGCCCATGCGTAACGTTCAACAAAGTGAACACGTACGACTGGTTCAAAGAGAACATCGTTAACCTGGATCAATTCCCGGATTACGATCCGACGAACCGAATCGCTGCGATGAACAAGATCATGGAAACGAACGGCATGCTTACAGGCCTTATCTACCAGAACAAAGAGCGTCAAGCGTATGAGAGCATGATCAGCGGCTTCAAGCCGGAAGGTCTTGCTAACCAGGAGCTGTCCTTGTCTCAAAATCAATTCGACAAGCTGCTTACTGAATTTAAATAA
- a CDS encoding RicAFT regulatory complex protein RicA family protein → MANQEHKHDHEHEHDHGTSCAVPKFNTEDIIVRADIMAKTKELASMIFTSEEVQQFQRAEKQINGNERVQGLITQIKKKQKELVAFQTTFKNADMVEKIEKEIEVLQDELDGIPIVSDFQQSQADINYLLQTIVSVIRDTVAEKITVEGASVEEAPEECM, encoded by the coding sequence TTGGCAAACCAAGAACATAAGCATGACCACGAACACGAACACGATCATGGTACGAGCTGCGCTGTACCGAAATTCAATACAGAGGATATCATCGTACGCGCTGATATCATGGCGAAGACGAAGGAACTGGCAAGCATGATTTTCACTTCGGAAGAAGTTCAGCAGTTCCAGCGTGCAGAGAAACAAATTAATGGCAATGAGCGTGTGCAAGGCTTGATCACTCAAATTAAGAAGAAGCAGAAAGAGCTCGTTGCGTTCCAAACGACGTTCAAGAATGCTGATATGGTGGAGAAGATCGAGAAGGAAATCGAAGTGCTGCAGGATGAGCTCGACGGTATTCCAATCGTATCGGATTTCCAACAAAGCCAAGCGGACATCAACTACCTGCTGCAAACGATCGTTTCGGTTATCCGTGATACGGTAGCGGAGAAGATCACCGTGGAAGGCGCATCCGTAGAAGAAGCACCGGAAGAGTGCATGTAA
- a CDS encoding heavy metal translocating P-type ATPase yields MQQEEQSDGVLDLHIQGMSCTACATRIERAVGKLSGVTAVSVHYAAKSAYVAYTPGSILPSAIMDRIEKIGFHATLHGKDGSGSSETDALRLRVFAAIMLTLPLLWTMAHHYSWTKGIPVPLFIQEPLLQFLLAAIVQFFIGMPFYFGAFYALRERTANMDVLVAIGTSAAFVYSFIAMMTGGSLYFETSAVVITAVLGGKLLEATASERVIQENDSFGALEAKEAVVVRAGRRERTPLARIRTNDHIIAAVNEPIPADGIIVEGQSAIDESFLTGESALVTRTVGDRVYAGTIVRGAELRLQVTAIGQQTMLSRIAALTRQAQATKSSIGRRVDQMAAIFVPVMMVLSLGTLLLWLLWLEPGKWSTASIHALAVLLAACPCALGLAAPISLVIATGKLARRGIVLKEAGALERLAQLNTIVLDKTGTLTEGKPALTEIYSLSGEPSALLRLAASAEASSPHPFASAIVAAARRAGMITPECSAFEAFPGKGVEANVEGKRIEIGNAVFAAERSWKMSRVMQGFITRKEASGETVIYVAINGACAGMFAFADQVKRSSAEAVQMLNGEGLMVLLATGDHIASANNVADQIGIASVHASMLPEHKAALIRELQDKGYVVAMAGDGWNDAPALAAADVGIAMGGGTEAALHAGHMTLLRARLTGIYEALVISRLTVRNIRQNLGFAFVYNSIIIPFAAVGGIEPWMAGTAMALSSVSVVGNALRLNGQMTRALGKRRYGVDNL; encoded by the coding sequence ATGCAGCAGGAAGAGCAAAGCGACGGTGTATTGGATTTGCATATTCAAGGCATGAGCTGCACCGCTTGCGCGACCCGAATTGAACGTGCAGTCGGCAAGCTATCCGGCGTGACGGCCGTCTCGGTTCATTATGCAGCCAAATCAGCCTATGTCGCGTATACGCCTGGAAGTATCTTGCCTTCAGCCATTATGGATCGGATTGAGAAGATCGGCTTCCATGCTACTCTGCACGGGAAGGACGGGAGCGGGTCCTCGGAGACGGATGCACTGCGCCTGCGGGTATTCGCGGCGATTATGTTGACGCTGCCGCTGCTATGGACGATGGCGCATCATTATAGCTGGACGAAGGGTATCCCTGTGCCGTTATTTATTCAAGAGCCGCTGCTGCAGTTCTTGCTAGCGGCGATTGTGCAGTTCTTCATCGGCATGCCGTTCTACTTCGGAGCGTTCTATGCACTGCGCGAGAGGACCGCAAATATGGATGTGCTGGTCGCCATCGGGACATCAGCTGCATTCGTGTACAGCTTTATCGCGATGATGACGGGCGGTTCGCTGTACTTCGAGACCTCAGCCGTCGTCATTACGGCGGTGCTCGGAGGCAAGCTGCTGGAAGCAACGGCATCGGAGCGGGTGATTCAGGAAAATGACAGTTTCGGCGCATTGGAGGCCAAAGAAGCAGTCGTCGTTCGTGCGGGCCGAAGAGAGCGGACGCCGCTTGCACGAATCAGGACCAACGACCATATCATCGCGGCAGTGAATGAGCCGATTCCGGCAGACGGCATCATCGTGGAAGGTCAATCGGCCATCGATGAATCTTTCCTGACCGGCGAGAGCGCGCTCGTGACGCGCACGGTCGGCGATCGCGTCTACGCTGGAACAATCGTGCGCGGCGCAGAGCTGAGGCTTCAAGTAACGGCGATTGGTCAGCAAACGATGCTCAGCCGAATCGCGGCGCTGACTCGGCAAGCGCAAGCGACCAAATCGTCTATCGGACGAAGAGTAGACCAGATGGCGGCAATCTTCGTACCAGTCATGATGGTGCTATCACTGGGTACGCTGCTTTTATGGCTATTATGGCTTGAGCCTGGCAAATGGAGTACGGCCTCGATTCATGCGCTCGCAGTGCTGCTCGCGGCATGCCCGTGTGCGCTAGGGCTAGCTGCGCCGATCTCGCTTGTCATTGCGACGGGGAAACTCGCAAGAAGAGGCATCGTGCTCAAGGAAGCTGGCGCGCTCGAGCGGCTCGCCCAGCTGAATACCATCGTGCTCGACAAGACCGGCACACTTACGGAAGGCAAGCCGGCTTTAACGGAGATTTATTCGCTTAGCGGCGAACCGAGTGCCCTTCTTCGATTGGCGGCATCTGCCGAAGCGAGTTCACCTCATCCATTTGCCTCAGCGATCGTTGCTGCAGCAAGACGAGCTGGTATGATAACGCCGGAGTGCTCGGCGTTTGAAGCTTTTCCTGGCAAAGGGGTCGAAGCGAATGTAGAAGGCAAACGAATTGAAATTGGCAATGCGGTGTTTGCTGCCGAACGGTCTTGGAAAATGAGCCGTGTCATGCAAGGCTTCATTACGCGGAAAGAAGCTTCGGGAGAGACGGTTATCTATGTCGCGATAAATGGGGCATGTGCAGGCATGTTCGCTTTTGCCGATCAAGTGAAACGATCCTCCGCGGAGGCTGTTCAAATGCTAAACGGTGAGGGCTTGATGGTGCTGCTCGCAACCGGTGATCATATTGCATCAGCGAATAATGTTGCGGACCAGATCGGAATTGCGAGCGTCCATGCGTCGATGCTCCCTGAGCATAAAGCAGCACTCATCCGCGAGCTGCAGGATAAGGGGTATGTCGTAGCTATGGCGGGCGATGGCTGGAACGATGCGCCTGCCCTCGCGGCAGCTGATGTCGGAATCGCGATGGGCGGGGGAACGGAAGCAGCCCTCCATGCCGGTCATATGACGCTGCTGCGCGCAAGACTGACAGGCATCTACGAAGCGCTTGTTATCAGCCGCCTAACCGTTCGTAATATTCGACAGAATCTCGGCTTTGCGTTCGTTTACAACTCCATCATCATCCCTTTTGCAGCTGTAGGAGGCATTGAGCCGTGGATGGCAGGGACCGCGATGGCGCTAAGCTCCGTGTCGGTTGTCGGCAACGCGCTCCGCTTGAATGGGCAGATGACGCGGGCGCTCGGGAAGAGGAGGTACGGTGTAGACAACCTATAG
- a CDS encoding rhodanese-like domain-containing protein, whose protein sequence is MGEIMASELETRLREGEKLSVIDVREPDEWEDGHIKEAISIPMSVFVERLGELSDLEEPIYLVCRSGNRSGRVGDYLSTQGYEVVNVLGGMLSWPGEVVTGE, encoded by the coding sequence ATGGGAGAAATTATGGCAAGTGAGCTGGAAACCCGGCTGCGTGAAGGCGAGAAGCTGAGCGTGATTGACGTTCGCGAACCCGACGAGTGGGAAGACGGTCATATTAAAGAAGCGATCAGCATTCCGATGTCGGTATTCGTCGAGAGACTTGGCGAGCTGAGCGACTTAGAAGAACCTATCTATCTGGTTTGCCGAAGCGGCAACCGCAGCGGCAGAGTGGGCGATTACTTGTCCACGCAAGGTTATGAAGTCGTGAATGTGCTCGGCGGAATGTTGAGCTGGCCTGGTGAAGTTGTTACCGGCGAATAA
- a CDS encoding DUF3889 domain-containing protein, which yields MKVVWMTMALAVLVFNTAVVQAGAEPSYAKWGRLAMKETAQRYHADITDYKHVGRKVEDGGLMSETFRLQLRKGAKEFEVTVRIWFEQQSERVVRIHFSEDDKMNGLPAAMILM from the coding sequence ATGAAGGTTGTATGGATGACGATGGCGCTGGCCGTGTTAGTGTTTAATACAGCGGTGGTTCAAGCAGGCGCGGAGCCGAGTTATGCCAAATGGGGCAGGCTGGCGATGAAGGAAACGGCGCAGCGATACCATGCCGATATTACGGATTACAAGCATGTTGGCCGAAAAGTGGAAGACGGGGGACTGATGTCGGAGACATTTCGACTGCAGCTGCGTAAGGGTGCTAAGGAGTTTGAAGTGACGGTACGCATCTGGTTCGAGCAGCAGAGCGAGCGGGTTGTGCGGATTCATTTCTCAGAGGATGACAAGATGAACGGTCTGCCGGCTGCAATGATATTAATGTGA